A single genomic interval of Astyanax mexicanus isolate ESR-SI-001 chromosome 4, AstMex3_surface, whole genome shotgun sequence harbors:
- the dipk1aa gene encoding divergent protein kinase domain 1A, with product MARGLFPRAWMSKSYYHFQVRLSHVRVKYLFLTWLAVFVGSWVIYVQYSSYTELCRGRECQNNICDQYRKGVIDGSACSSLCEKGSLYFGRCLSSKPNNQVYTGSWGDVDGVIKCQLNDVLHYELGEELEPRKESALFDKPTRGTSVEKFKEMVSSHLKAKVGEQANLSSLVSLILTVADGNKDGRVSLPEAKSAWALLQLNEVLLAVVLQDREHTPKLLGFCGDLYVVERVPYTPLYGLSLPWPLELWVPAGFRRSMDQWFTPSWPRKAKISIGLLELVEDVFHGPFGSFLMCDMRPGSFGYTDRHDLRLVDGRLVVPEEAFGSAMRLQRCREDGDCVYGVDCRTSCDRAEGHCTPRVSQPNLARACGALKDYLLRGAPAHLRDELEKQLYSCMALRGSAQHMEMEHSLILNNLKTLLWKQISHTKDS from the exons GTGCGCCTGTCGCATGTCCGGGTGAAGTACCTGTTCCTCACCTGGCTGGCCGTGTTCGTGGGCAGCTGGGTGATATATGTGCAGTACTCCTCTTACACAGAGCTGTGCCGGGGCCGAGAATGCCAGAACAACATC TGTGATCAGTACAGGAAGGGAGTGATCGATGGCTCTGCCTGCAGTAGTCTGTGTGAAAAAGGCTCGCTCTATTTCGGGAGGTGTCTGTCCAGCAAACCCAACAATCAG GTGTATACAGGAAGCTGGGGGGACGTGGACGGCGTGATTAAGTGTCAGCTGAATGACGTGCTGCACTATGAGCTGGGGGAGGAGCTGGAGCCGAGGAAGGAGTCCGCACTTTTCGACAAACCAACCCGAGGAACCTCAGTGGAGAAGTTTAAGGAGATGGTCTCCAGCCACCTGAAG GCAAAAGTCGGGGAACAGGCTAATCTGTCCAGTCTGGTGTCGCTCATCCTGACGGTCGCCGACGGCAACAAAGATGGGCGTGTCTCTCTCCCGGAGGCTAAATCCGCCTGGGCTTTACTGCAGCTTAATGAGGTTCTGCTGGCCGTGGTTCTGCAGGACCGGGAGCACACCCCCAAGCTGCTGGGCTTCTGCGGTGATCTGTACGTGGTGGAGAGGGTCCCGTACACCCCCCTGTATGGACTCAGCCTGCCCTGGCCCCTGGAGCTGTGGGTCCCAGCAG GTTTCCGGCGCAGCATGGACCAGTGGTTCACGCCGTCGTGGCCGCGGAAGGCCAAGATCTCCATCGGCCTGCTGGAGCTGGTGGAGGACGTGTTCCACGGGCCGTTCGGCAGCTTCCTCATGTGCGACATGAGGCCTGGCAGCTTCGGCTACACGGACCGGCACGACCTGCGGCTGGTGGACGGGCGGCTGGTGGTGCCGGAGGAGGCGTTCGGGAGCGCCATGCGGCTGCAGCGCTGCCGGGAGGACGGGGACTGTGTGTACGGGGTGGACTGCAGGACGTCCTGCGACCGGGCCGAGGGCCACTGCACGCCGCGAGTCAGCCAGCCCAACCTGGCGCGGGCCTGCGGGGCGCTGAAGGACTACCTCCTGCGGGGGGCGCCGGCGCACCTGCGGGACGAGCTGGAGAAGCAGCTGTACTCCTGCATGGCGCTGAGGGGCTCCGCCCAGCACATGGAGATGGAGCACTCGCTCATCCTCAACAACCTGAAGACGCTGCTGTGGAAACAGATCTCGCACACCAAGGACTCGTAA